A single window of Rhodoligotrophos appendicifer DNA harbors:
- the xoxF5 gene encoding lanthanide-dependent methanol dehydrogenase XoxF5 has protein sequence MRKFLALAFGLGALASGLSSAALANDELVKMTEDPKVWAMQSGNYANHRYSSLNEINKENVGKLQVAWTFSTGVLRGHEGGPLIFGDTMYVHTPFPNTVYALDLSKEGTIKWRYEPKQDPNVIPVMCCDTVNRGVAYGDGKIILHQADTTVVALDAKTGQVVWSVKNGDPSKGETGTATPLVVKDKVLIGISGGEFGVRGHMTAYNLADGKLVWRGYSMGPDSDTLMDPEKTTHLGKAVGKDSGTSTWEGDQWKIGGGTTWGWFSYDPKLNLVFYGTGNPSTWNPSQRPGDNAWSMTIFARDADTGMAKWVYQMTPHDEWDFDGVNEMILVDDFDVNGTKHQALVHFDRNGLAYTMDRETGELLVAEKYDPAVNWTAGVDMDRNSKNYGRPAVVAKYSTQHNGEDTNTTGVCPAALGTKDQQPAAFDPGSKLFFVPTNHVCMDYEPFRVSYTAGQPYVGATLSMYPAPGSHGGMGNFIAWDAGKGEIVWSKPEQFSVWSGALATAGGVVFYGTLEGYLKAVDPKDGKELYKFKTPSGIIGNVTTYEYDGKQYVAVLSGIGGWAGIGLAAGLTDPQAGLGAVGGYASLSNYTALGGQLTVFAIPD, from the coding sequence ATGCGCAAATTTTTGGCCTTGGCATTTGGCTTAGGTGCTCTGGCCTCAGGCCTGTCATCCGCAGCTTTAGCTAATGATGAATTAGTAAAGATGACTGAAGACCCTAAAGTCTGGGCGATGCAGTCGGGAAATTATGCAAATCACCGATATTCTAGTCTCAATGAAATCAATAAAGAGAACGTCGGAAAACTGCAGGTGGCATGGACTTTCTCGACGGGTGTCTTGAGAGGGCACGAAGGTGGACCGCTGATTTTTGGCGACACGATGTATGTCCATACTCCCTTTCCTAACACTGTCTATGCTCTAGACCTGTCTAAGGAGGGAACTATCAAGTGGCGCTATGAGCCGAAGCAAGATCCCAATGTCATCCCTGTAATGTGTTGTGACACGGTTAATCGTGGTGTCGCTTACGGAGATGGTAAGATTATTCTCCATCAAGCAGACACGACAGTTGTTGCACTAGATGCAAAGACTGGCCAAGTCGTTTGGTCGGTCAAGAACGGAGATCCTTCCAAGGGCGAGACGGGGACCGCTACTCCGCTGGTGGTCAAAGACAAGGTCTTGATCGGCATCTCGGGTGGTGAATTTGGCGTTCGTGGGCACATGACGGCCTATAATCTGGCGGATGGAAAGCTGGTTTGGCGTGGCTATTCGATGGGACCGGACAGCGATACCCTGATGGATCCGGAAAAAACAACGCATCTCGGCAAAGCAGTTGGTAAGGATAGCGGGACGTCGACGTGGGAAGGGGACCAGTGGAAGATCGGTGGCGGTACCACCTGGGGCTGGTTCTCTTACGACCCTAAGCTCAACTTAGTTTTTTACGGTACAGGCAACCCGTCAACGTGGAATCCAAGTCAACGCCCCGGCGACAACGCTTGGTCAATGACGATATTCGCCCGCGACGCAGATACGGGAATGGCCAAGTGGGTTTACCAGATGACGCCCCATGACGAATGGGATTTTGATGGCGTCAATGAAATGATCCTAGTGGATGATTTCGATGTGAACGGCACAAAGCATCAGGCCTTGGTTCATTTTGATCGAAATGGTCTCGCTTACACAATGGATCGCGAGACTGGCGAACTGCTTGTTGCAGAGAAGTATGACCCCGCGGTCAATTGGACCGCGGGCGTGGATATGGATAGGAATAGCAAGAATTATGGGCGTCCCGCCGTGGTCGCAAAGTATTCCACGCAACATAACGGCGAGGACACCAATACCACTGGCGTGTGCCCAGCCGCGCTAGGTACGAAAGATCAGCAGCCTGCAGCTTTTGATCCGGGCTCAAAGCTCTTTTTCGTGCCGACGAACCACGTCTGTATGGACTACGAACCCTTTAGAGTGAGTTATACGGCAGGTCAGCCCTACGTGGGCGCCACTTTGAGTATGTATCCCGCACCAGGAAGCCACGGCGGCATGGGCAACTTTATTGCTTGGGATGCAGGCAAAGGCGAGATCGTTTGGTCGAAGCCTGAGCAGTTCTCCGTTTGGTCGGGAGCGCTCGCGACAGCAGGTGGTGTGGTGTTCTACGGAACGCTTGAGGGGTATCTCAAGGCAGTCGATCCCAAGGATGGAAAAGAGCTTTACAAGTTCAAAACCCCATCTGGCATCATAGGTAACGTCACCACCTATGAGTACGACGGTAAGCAATATGTTGCAGTTCTGTCCGGTATTGGCGGATGGGCCGGAATTGGTTTGGCAGCTGGGTTGACTGACCCACAAGCCGGTTTGGGAGCGGTAGGCGGGTATGCCAGCCTTTCGAACTATACGGCTTTGGGCGGCCAGCTGACAGTATTTGCAATTCCGGATTGA
- a CDS encoding hydantoinase/oxoprolinase family protein — translation MIFIAGSKRTSVGEMVTIIGWDVGGAHVKAARVENGVVREVVQILCPLWKGLEQLDRALESARKLIGSSDVNVITMTGELSDIFPSRAEGVVQLSEILASLMGRENTKFYAGPAGFVDASSARRCVHEIASANWHASASYVAKKIPRALFVDMGSTTTDLITVMGGQCMNNGYTDADRLTSGELVYTGFTRSFLMSICQKAPFAGQWTALMNEHFATTSDIYRILGQLDEAVDQHQTADNREKSISASVQRLSRMIGRDASDLTELQARDLALWFAESQLRMLVDAAALSRSRFGEAQEGPIVGAGIGLPVVRRLSSALGVQFVQFGDLVVCEEQHKQWASACAPAAAVAMLMDGSRAG, via the coding sequence ATGATCTTCATTGCCGGATCGAAACGAACGAGTGTCGGAGAGATGGTGACCATAATTGGATGGGACGTTGGAGGTGCGCATGTCAAGGCTGCACGCGTCGAGAATGGAGTTGTGCGGGAAGTCGTACAAATTCTTTGCCCCTTGTGGAAGGGCCTGGAGCAGCTTGATCGAGCGTTGGAAAGTGCCAGGAAACTAATTGGCTCGTCAGATGTCAATGTTATCACGATGACGGGAGAGCTATCTGACATATTTCCCAGCCGGGCGGAGGGAGTCGTTCAGTTATCAGAGATATTGGCCTCTTTAATGGGAAGAGAGAATACGAAATTCTATGCGGGACCGGCGGGGTTTGTTGATGCCTCTTCTGCGAGAAGATGCGTGCATGAGATAGCCTCCGCAAATTGGCATGCAAGCGCAAGTTATGTAGCAAAAAAAATTCCACGTGCATTGTTCGTCGACATGGGATCCACGACTACTGATCTGATAACCGTTATGGGTGGTCAGTGTATGAACAATGGCTATACAGATGCCGACCGTTTGACCAGTGGTGAGCTAGTTTATACGGGCTTTACAAGAAGCTTTCTGATGTCAATTTGCCAGAAGGCGCCGTTTGCCGGGCAGTGGACCGCTTTGATGAACGAGCATTTTGCAACAACTTCGGATATTTATAGAATATTGGGACAACTTGATGAGGCCGTGGACCAACATCAAACAGCGGACAACAGAGAAAAGAGTATCTCTGCTTCTGTTCAGCGGCTTTCGAGAATGATAGGTAGGGATGCTTCGGATCTAACTGAACTACAGGCCAGAGATCTTGCTTTATGGTTCGCTGAAAGTCAGTTGCGAATGCTCGTTGACGCCGCCGCTCTGAGCCGTTCGAGATTCGGTGAGGCGCAAGAAGGACCTATTGTGGGTGCTGGAATTGGACTTCCTGTAGTGCGACGCCTGAGTTCCGCTCTGGGAGTGCAATTCGTTCAGTTTGGAGACTTGGTGGTCTGCGAGGAGCAACACAAACAATGGGCAAGCGCTTGCGCGCCCGCAGCCGCGGTGGCGATGCTGATGGACGGATCGAGGGCGGGCTAG